The genomic stretch CTCCAGGTATTGCTCCACATTGGTCTCGGGTTGGCTGAGATGCTGGGCTTGTGAAAATCCCAAGGGCAAAGTAAGGTGGGGTTGTGTGGTATAGAAAGAACTTCTATGGCTTTCATCTGCCCACAGAGCACGGTGGACAAGCTGGAAAAGGAGAAGATGCCGCGGAAGGGTGGGCGGTGGTGGTTTTCCTGGCGACGGAGGGACTTCCCAGCAGAGGAGGTGGGTGGTCATGGTCACAGAGTGGGGCTGGGACAGGGCAGGAGGTGGGGTTCACTCATAGATGTTCTTCCCACAGCACAGTGCCCAAAGGGAGAAAACCACATCCAGAGAGCAGCAGGGGTGAGTGCACCTGTGGGTTCTGCAGCTGGAGCCTGGGAAGGATTGCTCTGGGCGGGGGCGGAGCCTGTACCCCTTCCCCAGCTGTGGCTCTTTGTCTTTCCTCAAGCGCTACTGTCTTCAGAAGTGTGCCTCCTTCACAGAAGGGAAAACTGAGACCTAGAGACACATCAAATGTCTCTGAGCCAGGAAATGGCAGAGATATAATAGGAGTTCAAACTTCTGGCCCTGTTGAGGAGCTGCAGCATTAAAGAGAGAGAGGCTTCTCTCTTCCTCTAACTTATGGGGACCAGCTGACTTGGATTCCCTGTTTCAGTCTCAGATCCAGCCACCTGAGCTTAGGTGGAGGGTAATGAAGGATGGGCTTGTTGAAACCAAAGCAGGTGGCACTGGGAATATGCCCCAGGATGCATGCCAGTTTGTTTCAGGATGACATCTCCAGGGCAGGCCCTGCATCTGGCTACAGAGGCACACTAAGGCTGGACAGCCTGGGCCTCTATCTGGGCGGACACTGGAAGATAGCACTCCACATGTGTGGCACCTAGAGGGAGAGGTAGCCTCTGGACTGACAGGGACAAGCTCCAGGGTCCTCATGCCCTGGACTGCAAGGGCCAGCACCTACTACAAGTGAAGGGCTTTCAATTGGTGGAGGTGGCCtgagccccagtgctgcccacaGAGAGAAGACTGAAGTTTTAAGCAGTGATGATGATGCCCCAGACAGCCCTGTGATCCTCGAGGCCCCCTTCCCGCCACCTTCCACTCCAGCCTACATTCCTACCTACAAGAAGTCCCTCCGCCTCTCTTCTGATCAGATTGTAAGTGTATGCACACATGGATTCATGTGTAGAGGGATTGGGAATGAGCTAATTCTGTCCCAAGATGAGACGTGGGTCATCAAAATCCAGAGTCCATCCTTGAGGGCCTCTCCTTAAATACCTCCTGGGGTGGGTGCTCACTTCTTTAGTGCCAGCCCATTTCTCTGTTGGGTGCTCTGATTGGAAAAGTCCTCTCATGTTCTGGAATATCTACCTGTAGTGAACTGGTTGGCTCTGGATCTGCCTTTGGAAGCCACACTCAAGGAATCAAGGCTGATAATAGTTTCTTAGATTTTGGCAGCCCCATTCCTTCATATCATGTGTTCTCTGACCTCCATAGCTGGTAGCTTCTGTGATAAGAACATGTTTTCTTCCTGAGTGTGGCTCCATGGTCAGCAAGGGTTTCACCAGCCTGGTACAAAGCAGCTGTCATCTGTCTGGTACCCTGGGGCTCACACCCACTTCAGGGTGAGCCACAAAGTCACCTGACTTTGGTGGAGAGCTACCCTCATCCTTCTCCATGGACCACAGAGCTAGGCCTCTCTTTAGGAAAATGTAGAGTCAGGCACCCTAGCTCCAGAAAGGGGCTTCCTGTGAAGATCTCACAGAAAGACACTCCTATCTATAGAGTGGGATATCTCTCTGCCAAGAGCAGCCTCACCTTGGGGCTGACCTAGAAATCTGGGCAGGTAGTCACAGGCATTGTTTGTGTGAGATTCATCTCAAAGGGGAATAAAGGGAGGTCAGGGCTGCCATGCCAAATGTTGTGCAGGGATCTGACCAGTACGGGCACATTCTGCCCACATGGATATTTGTTTGTGTGACTATTGTCAGAACCTTTAGGGTCTCTGAGTTTAGAGGAAGAGATAATGAGAGGCCTGTGGGGATTAAAGGCCACAGATGGACAGTGCCTGCTTGTGGAGGGTAACAATGTCCTTGCCCTTTGTCTGGCTCCAGCGGTGCCTGAATCTGCATGAAGGTGCCAACGATGTGGTCTTCAGTGTGACCACCCAGTACCAGGGAACCTGCCGCTGCAAGGCCACCATCTACCTATGGAAATGGGATGACAAGGTGGTCATCTCTGACATTGATGGCACCATCACCAAGTGAGACCCAAGACCCACCTGGCTGTGGGAAAGACAGGGAGGGCCTGGAGACTCACCTCCCTCTGTtctgggtgtgtgtatgtgtgtgtggtacaacAGTGTGGGAGGCCTTTCCTTCAGGATGTGCCATCTTGGGGCTGGGGTCTAGGCCCCATTGGGCCATACTCTTGGAATGTAAGAGCTATGTGGAACAGCCTGAGTGACCCTTCCTCTCTGGCTGTAGGTCAGATGCTCTGGGCCACATTCTGCCCCAGCTGGGGAAAGCCTGGACACACCAGGGTATCACCAGTCTCTATCACAAAATCCACCTGTGAGTGCTGGGCTGCGGCTGGAACAGGGTCCCTTGGTGGAGGGAGGGGGTGACAGGATGTCTTAGGCCACTGTGATCTCTGCCCTGGGAAGCCAGGCTTGGAGACCAGAACACCCACAGTGGAAGCAGCATGGCAGGTCAATGGAGCACTGAGACCTGCTGGCCTCAGGCTGGGGAAAGCCCCCTTCCATTCTGGTCCACTGGGTCTTGGGACTGTGTCCACACTCTTTCCAATTGGGAAAGCTACTGGAGCTACCTTTCTCAGGCCTGGCCTAGCCATTCTCCCTAAATCCCCTCCCTGCATAGACCTCTGAGTTTAAAGGCCAAGAGCACCAGAGTTGGTCTGGCTAGCCAAAGCCAAGAGGGTAGAGTGTTCTGGCTGGTCTCTGATGCCTCTATACCATCCTTATTCCCCATCCCCAGAAATGGGTACAAGTTCCTATACTGCTCAGCACGGGCCATTGGTATGGCCAATCTCACCAAGTGGTACCTGCAGTGGGTGAGTGAAGGTGGCTGTGGCCTCCCAAAGGGCCCCATACTGCTGTCTCCTAGCAGCCTCTTCTCTGCCCTCCACAGGTAATATTCTACACAACATAAGCCCACAGGCCCTTGGGGGGAGAGGCAGGTTCACTCTCTGGCCTGCCCAGGATGGCAATCACTCACTTGTGGGTATTAGCTGTGGCTGGGTCAGACTCTGTGTCACCTAACTATTCTACCCTCTCTTTTTTCTGCCCCTCCTCTGCTCCCTTCTCTGTCCGTGGTGTGGTTGCTCCAGGGAAGTGATTGAGAAGAAGCCAGAGGTGTTTAAGGTTGCCTGCCTGAGTGATATCCAGGAGCTGTTTCTCCCCCATGGAAAGCCCTTCTATGCTGCCTTTGGGAACAGGCCCAATGTGAGTGAGCCCCTTTTCCATGGCTGTACTCCATCCCTCTTCCCTCAGTGGTCTCAGTTCCAATACCTTTGTCCTCCATAGGATGTCTTTGCCTACCGGCAGGTGGGCCTACCTGAATCCCGGATCTTCACAGTCAATCCTCGGGGAGAGCTCATCCAGGAGCTCATGAAGAACCACAAATCCACGTGAGACCATGTGTCCCCATGACCTGCCATATTTCCATATCCCAGTCTCTCACTGGACCCCAATCTTACCTCCTCCCCTGGACAAATCCTGGGTGGGATGCTGAGCTTTCACCTCCCATGGTAGAGGCCATGGCCTGGTGGTGACTTAGGCCCTCAGTGGTGCCCTGTTCTGCCCGTAGGTATGAGCGGCTTGGTGAGGTGGTTGAGCTCCTCTTCCCGCCTTTGGCCCGTGGCCCCAGCACAGACCTGGCCAACCCTGAATACAGCAACTTCTGCTATTGGCGCGAGCCACTGCCTGCTGTAGACCTTGATGCCCTGGCCTGAGCTTATGCTGGCTTCCCCTCCGCCCTGGCCTTGCTCAGGACTGACCGGGGGTCTGGGAGTACCCCTGGTACCCTGGCCAGTTGCCACAGGGCCAACCCATTGAAGGGGAAAGAAGGCTGCAGCCAGAGAGACCCTCCCTTCTCCCAAAGGCACAAGGAACAAGGCAGCTGCTCCAGGACTCAGTATCACCCTGACCTGTAGCAATTAAATGTTTATCACCTAGGCCCTTGCAGAGTTCTCCCTTGTTGTGTCTATCCCTGACACCCTGGGGCATTGGCTAAGCTCCTAGTAggacagagagaagaaggaggcccCATGGAGATGTGAAGCCTTGGATAAACAGGGAAGTGGGGGTTGGCAGCAGCAGGGGTGTCTGGGAAGAACATAGTGCTCCCCACCTCACTTTGGGAGATTATATACCCTTCAAAGCCTGGCCTAACATGGCCCTGTGCTGAGCCAGGCCATCAGTGCTTCCCCTTGCTGGTGCCCTGGTATCTCAGCCCCAAGTTCGGATGCTCCAAGGCCTCTCCGGCACCAGAGAAGGGGAATTCAGGCCATGTAAGAGCTGAGGGAGCAGGGTTCCTGCTTGCCCCATCCACTGCCCTGATTCTCTTGGCACTTTCCCTGAGAACTCAGCCCCAAATCGGCAACCACAGTTGGTGTTGTCAAGTGCTCTTTCTGGGCTTCTGCCGGTCACTTCAGTGCTCAACTGCTAAGTGAACTGTGGTTCTAGGCTCTGAGAGGCCCAGGGTGATACCACAAGCAGCCTTCCCTCCCACTGCTGTTAGTGAAGAAAGCACCTTTATACTGACTAAAAGCTTTAATCCAGAGTCTGCTCTCCAACAGTGCCAGAGTCAAGGGCACAACACCAAATGTCCAGAAACCAGAAGATAGGGCTGTGGGAACCTGCACACAGCACAGAAGTTGTGCTGCTGTGGGGAGAACTGAGACCAGGAACTTGAGCACAGTCAGGTATCAGAGTCTCTGAAGAGTGTGCAGGCCAGAGGAAAACATGCATTTTCCTGTTATCTCTGGATAGTCTCATACCTGAATTTCTCACTGTGTGAACATCCTGGCAGGGCTGGGGTTTTGCAAGGATGTTAAAAGCAAGGTCAGGATCCCGTTTGCCTGAGAAGATCCTTCTTCTCAGGATTTGATCTCCTTCAGGCCCCAGTATACACCAAGGCTGCTCTTAGCAGAAAGGTACTGACCTGGAGGGAAAAGGCTTTCCCTGACTAGAAGGAGGAGAACCACATGGACACCATACTACTCTGAAAACTTAtgtggggaaggaaaggaaaagttgGGGTGGGGTCTCCAAACAGATTGCTGGATCCAATTCTTTCCTCTGGGAGTTTACAGCTGCCTACGCCCTCACTATGAGGGAGGATCAAAGGAATAAAGAGTACTCTCCGCTGGgtctctgtgcttcagttctgTCCTGAAGGATGTGTGAGGAGCTGGGAACCTCAGATGACCTCGCGTCCTTGATTCACAAACAGCATCTGTGAAGCTGCTAGGTGTGAAGGCAGTTCCAGTGGGTATCACCTTCCTTGCAGAAACTTCACACAGATGTTTAGGGATAGAGGCCAAGGGACAAGGGAACAGATGCCTCTAAGGGCTGCAACTTCCCCTCATGGGCAAAGGGAGTTGTCGTCGGGCCCCCTGTCTGACACTGGGCCTGGAGATCTCTGCATAGTTGCTAGCTCTAGTGTGTCTGCCCAAGGACAAGTTGCAACTGTGGTATATGCAGTCTCTGAAGTCCAGCCTGGTTTTCAGGCACAATGGATGTCCTTGCCTTGACAGCTATCCTGAATTATCCAGTTTGTGCAGCACTGAGCATGGCTTTTGATGGCCAGGACAGTCATGCGGACCTGGACCAGGACCATTCATCCAGTGACCTCTGAAGTGGCATCTGAAGTGGGCCAGGGGAGGTTGGGAGGCACTGTTGAGTACCGCTGGGCTCTAGGGTCATGTTCCTTGGGTTGTGGGGTCTGGGGCTTGGATACTGTCCAGTCTGCCTAATTGGCTTGCCCTGGCCTCATCTGCTCAGCCAGCTGGGCCCTGCAGTCCAATAGGTCATCCCGGAGGCGAGCGATGTCCTGTGCATGCTGGGCCAGCGTGCGATTCAGCTGATCTACGTGGCCCCATAGGCCCTCTCTGGACCTAAGTGGCTTGGTGGGCAAGCTGTCCAGTCTGGCAGAGAGCAGGCCCAGCCTCCTGCACGCACCCTCCACTTGTGCCACCCGCTGGTCAAAGTGGTCTACTGCATGTTGGAGTTCCTGGGCTGTGTCCTGGCAGCGGCTCAGACTCCCAGCCACACTGGCCACACCAGCCTTGAGTTGCTCCAGCTCCCCCTGCAGGTTCAAGACCTGTCTGTGACCAGCCTGAAGTCTTGAACTTTGGCTGCTGACCTGCTCCTGAATAGCGTGGACTTCAGCTTCCACCTTGCGTCCTCGCTCATCCAGGGACGTGTTGGCAGCCAAGAAGGCGTCAGAGTACTGACTGACAGAGTCACTGAGGCCTGTGAGTGATTTGCTCACTGAGTTCAAGTTGACTTTCAACAGAGTGATCTCGCCTTGGAGTGAGCTGCCTGACCCTTCTGCCAGCTGTCCCTGGACTTCTGCCACAGTGCCATTGAGCTGCTGGAGCAGAGCCGTGTGTCTGGCCACCTGGTGTAGGAGGGCTTCACTCCGACTTTGCCAGGCCTTCACCTCTGCCACGAGATTGTCCAGGATGGCTGAGGTAGTGCTGGGAGTGCAGGAGGTCTCCAGTGAGACCAGCCGTTGTTCCAGCACTGCCAGCTCTGTCTGCACGAGAGGCCGTGCTGACCTGCCTGGTGGGGCACCATCATGGCTTAGTTCTCCGGCCAATGTCGCTAGACGCTCCTCTAAGCTCTGCACACGTTCTTCCAGCATGGACGTGAAGCCGCCTACACCCCAGCCTCCCATCTCCATTCGCAAACAGCAGCTTCTTGCTCCATTCTCTGTCCCATTGATGGTTGCCAGGCCTTCAAGCAGCCCATCCACACCTCCTTCAAGCATGGCAGCAGAGAGGTGCTCTAGATCATCCCCAGCCTGGGCACCAGGACCCTTCTGGGTCTCGGTGACTGTCTGCAGGTTCCTCTCAAGGCTGTCCACTCGGGCACTGATCAAAGCCAGCTGGCTACAGCAGCTGCCCCCACCAGCCACACTCAAGCCCTGCAGCCGAGTACCCAACTGTGAGAGCTCCCGACGCAGGGCCAGCTCCCGGCCATTGAGGCTCTGGTGCAATCGCCGGCTGGCTGCCTGGTCCTCCTCACACTGCCTCCTTACCTCCTGCATCCGCAGGTCACACTCACTCTGGACACCTTGCAGCTTCTGCTCGAAACCATCCAATAGGCTCCCCCAGAGTCGCTGTAGCCGTTTGTCCACATACTCTTCTAGCAGTGCCAGGGAGGTCAGAGGGGATGGCGGGGCCTCCCGCAGCTGCTGTAGGTGGGCCTCGTGGCCGAGGGCCAGCCCATGCACCTTGTCTAGTAACTGCACCTTGGTTCGCAGCGTGTTGCTCACCTCTGACACCTTGCTCAGGATCTCGCCCAGGGGAGGTGCGAAtggtcctctgtctctgtctcctgggtcCACAAGCCCCTCAGGGATAACCCCAAAGCCCACAGGGGCAGCAGGAGTCCTGGAGTCACCAAACACCCTATTGGGATGCTCACGGCTAGCCACCAGGCCACTAAGAGTACCATATGCTTGTGCCAGGCGCTGGACATCACCCTCCAGGCGTTCCAGCCGCTCACCAAACAGCCCTAGGCCTTTCCTTcctgggaaagagagggagagatccCAGGAGCATCACAGGCTTGCCCTCACATTGTGTCACACTGCCAAGCCACCCAAGAGGTTTCCTGTGCCCTTTTCCATGCTTTGAGCCAGGGGTCAGGGGATGGAAGCTGAAGGCTCACTGTTATGCCCAGTGTAAGATGTACTCTCCCCAATCCCGCCAGAGCTCAGCTAGCCTGGGTCAATCCCCGCCCTCTGCCCTTGAGCCCATACGCCCGATCTTCCTGGAAAGGTGTCCACAGGTAAACTCACCATGGGGTCTGGGGGTTGCTTTGCTGTAAGAAGGGGGTCTGGGGCCTGGGCCCAGCTGCCCTGAGGGAATTTGGGGTTCCTGCTCCTGCTGGGGTGGGTTGGCCCCAGGGTTTGTGAGGTGCTCAGGGCAGCCTTCTCCAGCGAGACCAGGGCAGCAACGCCAGGCGAGATCTGTCACTGTCTTGATGCCAACCTTATATCTGGGTCTGAGCACTGAGCGGTACCTGGGTTAGGAAGGTGAGAGGGCAGGTCTTGCACCTATGGACTGAGATTCCTGTCCCCAGCTGGCATTCAGGGCTACCCTTGGACACCTGCATAAAGTTTAGATATTTCCCCATCTCCATACCACTCTccaggagtttcttttttttcttttagaaaaacgACAACAAACCCAGTTGTGGTTTCAGGTAGGGCGCTTCTAAGGCTCTGAGCCTCCTGGTGAGTGGAGGACACAGGTAGAAGCCATGCTCCATCCT from Castor canadensis chromosome 5, mCasCan1.hap1v2, whole genome shotgun sequence encodes the following:
- the Emilin3 gene encoding EMILIN-3; translated protein: MGHRRLSVWLCAVAALLTGAQAKGTPLLARPAPPGASRYSLYTTGWRPRLRPGPHKALCAYVVHRNVTCILQEGAESYVKAEYRQCGWGPKCPATVTYRSVLRPRYKVGIKTVTDLAWRCCPGLAGEGCPEHLTNPGANPPQQEQEPQIPSGQLGPGPRPPSYSKATPRPHGRKGLGLFGERLERLEGDVQRLAQAYGTLSGLVASREHPNRVFGDSRTPAAPVGFGVIPEGLVDPGDRDRGPFAPPLGEILSKVSEVSNTLRTKVQLLDKVHGLALGHEAHLQQLREAPPSPLTSLALLEEYVDKRLQRLWGSLLDGFEQKLQGVQSECDLRMQEVRRQCEEDQAASRRLHQSLNGRELALRRELSQLGTRLQGLSVAGGGSCCSQLALISARVDSLERNLQTVTETQKGPGAQAGDDLEHLSAAMLEGGVDGLLEGLATINGTENGARSCCLRMEMGGWGVGGFTSMLEERVQSLEERLATLAGELSHDGAPPGRSARPLVQTELAVLEQRLVSLETSCTPSTTSAILDNLVAEVKAWQSRSEALLHQVARHTALLQQLNGTVAEVQGQLAEGSGSSLQGEITLLKVNLNSVSKSLTGLSDSVSQYSDAFLAANTSLDERGRKVEAEVHAIQEQVSSQSSRLQAGHRQVLNLQGELEQLKAGVASVAGSLSRCQDTAQELQHAVDHFDQRVAQVEGACRRLGLLSARLDSLPTKPLRSREGLWGHVDQLNRTLAQHAQDIARLRDDLLDCRAQLAEQMRPGQAN